One segment of Colius striatus isolate bColStr4 chromosome 23, bColStr4.1.hap1, whole genome shotgun sequence DNA contains the following:
- the DCPS gene encoding m7GpppX diphosphatase, with protein MAEGARLKRKREEEAAAAGDEPRDGEAAARDEPRDGEAAARDGPRDGEAAEPFPLQELRLRRVLRESARDKAVFLHGEVTSSSGEGTDAVVILEKTPFQEEKVLDLLKRHLKLELQMRNDIYSTYHLYPPAELSEIKTTVVYPATEKHLQKYLRQEVHLIRETWEDYQNITLPFIQSQSFSIQWVYNILEKKAEADRIIHENPDPRDGFVLVPDFKWNQNQLDDLYLIALVHRRGIKSLRDLGAEHLPLLRNILQEGTDAVRKRFGVAASQLRIYLHYQPSYYHLHVHFTALAYDAPGCSVERAHLLADVIDNLALDPMYYQKQALSFTLRADEALLKRFQEAGRV; from the exons ATGGCGGAGGGCGCCAGGCTGAAGAGGAAGCGCGAGGAGGAGGCGGCCGCGGCCGGGGATGAGCCGAGGGACGGGGAGGCCGCGGCCAGGGACGAGCCGAGGGACGGGGAGGCCGCGGCCAGGGACGGGCCGAGGGACGGGGAGGCCGCGGAGCCCTTCCCGCTGCAGGAGCTGCGGCTGCGGCGGGTGCTGCGCGAGTCGGCGCGGGACAAGGCCGTGTTCCTGCACGGAGAG GTGACCAGCTCCTCTGGAGAGGGCACAGATGCCGTGGTCATCCTGGAGAAGACTCCTTTCCAGGAGGAGAAGGTGTTGGACCTGCTGAAGAGGCACCTGAAGCTGGAGCTGCAGATGCGCAACGACATTTACAGCACGTACCACCTCTATCCCCCCGCAGAGCTCAGCG AGATAAAGACCACGGTGGTGTACCCAGCCACGGAGAAGCACCTGCAGAAATACCTGCGCCAGGAGGTGCACCTCATTCGTGAGACCTGGGAGGATTACCAGAACATAACCCTGCCCTTCATCCAGTCCCAGAGCTTCAGCATCCAG TGGGTGTATAACATCCTGGAGAAGAAAGCTGAGGCAGATCGAATCATCCATGAAAACCCAGATCCTCGTGATGGCTTCGTTCTAGTTCCAGATTTCAAGTGGAATCAAAACCAG ctggatgATCTGTACCTCATAGCCCTCGTTCACCGCCGTGGGATCAAGTCTCTCCGGGACCTCGGCGCCGAGCACCTCCCGCTGCTGAGGAACATCCTGCAGGAAGGCACG GATGCCGTAAGGAAGCGGTTTGGGGTCGCTGCCTCCCAGCTGCGCATTTACCTGCACTACCAGCCCTCCTACTACCACCTGCACGTGCATTTCACTGCCCTGGCCTACGATGCCCCAGgctgctctgtggagagagCCCATCTCCTGGCAGATGTGATTGACAACCTGGCCCTGGACCCCATGTACTACCAGAAACAGGCTTTGAGCTTCACCCTTCGTGCTGATGAAGCTCTGTTGAAGAGATTCCAGGAGGCAGGAAGAGTGTGA